From the Micromonospora echinospora genome, the window CGGGCACCGAGCAGGGGCAGCCCGATCATCTGGTCGAGCCGGGCGGTGGCGACAGCCGCCAGCACCCCGGGCAGGCAGACCGCCGCGTACCGGGTCAGTGACCGCAGGGGCAGCGGCCCGGACGGCACCTCGCCGACCGGCGCACGACGCAGCCGGCGCAGCCCGACCGCCGTCCCCCCGGCCATCGAGGCGAGGAAGAGCAGGCCGGCGACGAAGGCGCTCAGGTCGAACGCGAGGCAGACGCCCACGAGCAGGACCGTCCGGATCACCGCCGGCACGACCTTCACCAGGTTGACGCCGCCGACGTCGGCGGCGCCGGTCAGCGCGCCGACGAGCAGGTTCGCCAGGATGTGCAGCGGAGCGAGCAGGGCCAGGACGAGGAACTGGTGGCGCTCACCCGTCTCCCCGGCGAGGACGAGCCCGAGCACCGCCAGGAGCAGCACGCCGAGCAGGCCGAGCGGCACCGTGGCGAGCAGGGCGACCCGGGCGGCGTCCCGGCGGGAGATCCGGCGGTGCCGGAGGTGGAAGGTGAGCGCGTCCTGGAGGCCGTACGTGCCGAGCCAGCCGTAGACCACGACGGGCAGGGTCAGCGCGGCGTAGAGCCCCCGCCCCTCCGGCCCCAGCTCCCGGGACAGGACCGGGCCGACCAGGAGCCCGCTGAGCGGGACGACCAGGTTGGCGGTGGTGGCGGAGACCAGGCGTCGGGTCGACATCACCGCTCCGGACGGGTGTGGCGGTCGGCGGGAGCGGAACGGTCACGACCAACGGTGGAACCCGGACGGCGGTCGGCGACAGCGGAACGGTCACGGCCGGCGGCAGGACCCGGAGGAGGCTCGGACAGGTCGAGGGCGCCGCACGCGGTGAGGGAGTCGACCAGGTCCGTGGCGAACCGGTCGGCGGAAAACCGGTCCCGGACCAGCCGGACCGCCTCGGCGGCCATGGCGTCGAGATCGGCCGGGGCGGTGCCCAGGATCCGCTCGGCCAGCGCGGCGGGCGTCCCGGCGAGGCGCACGGCGGCGCTCGGCGGGACACCCTCGGCGCCGACCGGGGTGGCGAACACCGGTACGGCGTGGGCGAGCAGGGTGAGGGTCTTCAGCTTGACGCCCGCCCCGCTCCACAGTGGCACCACGGCGGCCCGACTGCGGGCGAGCACCGGCCGGAGGTCGTCGACGTAGCCGAGGACCCGCACCCCGGGGTGCCGCGCGAGGGTGGCCCGGACCGGCCCGGTGAGCCCGGAACCGACCAGGTCCAGGGTGTGTCCGGCCGCCGCCAGGCGGGGCCACCCTTCGGAGAGGAACCGGCGCAGCCCGACCAGGTTCGGCTCGTACGCGAAACTCCCCAGCCAGACCAG encodes:
- a CDS encoding oligosaccharide flippase family protein, giving the protein MSTRRLVSATTANLVVPLSGLLVGPVLSRELGPEGRGLYAALTLPVVVYGWLGTYGLQDALTFHLRHRRISRRDAARVALLATVPLGLLGVLLLAVLGLVLAGETGERHQFLVLALLAPLHILANLLVGALTGAADVGGVNLVKVVPAVIRTVLLVGVCLAFDLSAFVAGLLFLASMAGGTAVGLRRLRRAPVGEVPSGPLPLRSLTRYAAVCLPGVLAAVATARLDQMIGLPLLGARELGFYAVAVSVAELPMVVATAARTVLMGRADGDDAAAALRVARLALPLTLAACVVLAAVAGPLVPLVFGAVFAPAVPPTVVLCAATVLYTGGQILGAVLLAHGRAGRSSAALVAGALTGVVALVVLAPLGAVGAAVASLLGYAVAVLSAARSVVGLPGVPSLRAVTVPYADDLRFLRARFRARRRPGVPAPVDTGSGAR